A region from the Actinoplanes sp. OR16 genome encodes:
- a CDS encoding metal ABC transporter substrate-binding protein, producing MMRRLAPALALLLVLSGCGGASTGSDGKLSVVTAFYPLQFISERVGGDVVSVSNLTKPGAEPHDVELNARQVGEITDADLVVYLSGFQPAVDDAVKQNGGDHAFDAASSIELLSAAEADEHAHEGEEAHAEESTGGTDPHFWLDPTRLATVAGQVAVKLGEADPDNAAAFQSRAKELQDELQNLDGEFKTGLKSCERHELVTSHTAFHYLADRYGLTQIGITGIDPEAEPSPQRLAAVAEEAKEHGATTIFFETLVSPKVAETLAREVGAQTAVLDPLEGLSDENADYFSVMRANLTALTKALGCES from the coding sequence CGGGCAGTGACGGGAAGCTTTCCGTCGTCACCGCGTTCTACCCGCTGCAGTTCATCAGCGAGCGGGTCGGAGGTGACGTGGTCAGCGTCAGCAATCTCACCAAGCCGGGCGCCGAGCCGCACGACGTGGAGCTCAACGCCCGCCAGGTGGGCGAGATCACCGACGCCGACCTGGTCGTCTACCTGAGCGGCTTCCAGCCCGCGGTGGACGACGCGGTGAAGCAGAACGGCGGCGACCACGCGTTCGACGCGGCCTCGTCGATCGAGCTGCTGAGCGCGGCGGAGGCCGACGAGCACGCCCACGAGGGCGAGGAGGCGCACGCCGAGGAGAGCACCGGCGGCACCGACCCGCACTTCTGGCTCGACCCGACCCGTCTCGCCACGGTGGCCGGGCAGGTCGCCGTGAAGCTCGGCGAGGCGGACCCGGACAACGCCGCCGCTTTCCAGAGCCGCGCGAAGGAGCTGCAGGACGAGCTCCAGAATCTGGACGGCGAATTCAAGACCGGGCTCAAGAGCTGCGAACGCCATGAACTGGTGACCAGCCACACCGCCTTCCACTACCTGGCCGACCGCTACGGCCTCACCCAGATCGGCATCACCGGCATCGACCCGGAGGCCGAGCCGTCCCCGCAGCGGCTCGCCGCGGTCGCCGAGGAGGCCAAGGAGCACGGCGCCACCACGATCTTCTTCGAGACGCTGGTCAGCCCGAAGGTCGCCGAGACCCTGGCGCGTGAGGTGGGCGCCCAGACGGCGGTGCTGGACCCGCTGGAGGGCCTGAGCGACGAGAATGCGGACTACTTCTCGGTGATGCGGGCCAACCTGACGGCGCTCACCAAGGCACTCGGATGTGAATCATGA
- a CDS encoding metal ABC transporter ATP-binding protein, whose translation MTNVVEVRHAAAGYDGREILSDVSLSVAAGDVVAVLGANGSGKSTLIRTVLGLVPLRRGEIDLFGTPQRRFRQWERIGYVPQRLGAGSGVPATVGEVVASGRLARRGIFRFPGAADKAAVRDALTDVGLLDRIGDPVATLSGGQQQRTLIARALAGKPDLLVLDEPTAGVDAASQEAFAAALTRFAAAGGSIMLVLHELGPLRPLIGRGVVVHDGRIAYEGTPPEPAGHHAEPGHDHVHPHADEVKAGICEWAPTEGTKAY comes from the coding sequence ATGACGAACGTGGTCGAGGTACGGCACGCGGCGGCCGGCTACGACGGCCGGGAGATCCTCAGTGACGTGTCGCTGAGCGTGGCGGCCGGTGACGTGGTGGCCGTGCTCGGCGCCAACGGGTCCGGCAAGTCGACGCTGATCCGTACCGTCCTCGGCCTCGTGCCGCTCCGGCGCGGCGAGATCGACCTGTTCGGCACGCCGCAGCGCCGGTTCCGGCAGTGGGAGCGCATCGGGTACGTGCCACAGCGTCTCGGCGCCGGCAGCGGCGTGCCGGCGACCGTCGGCGAGGTGGTGGCGTCCGGACGGCTGGCCCGGCGCGGCATCTTCCGGTTCCCCGGCGCGGCCGACAAGGCGGCGGTCCGGGACGCGCTCACCGACGTGGGCCTGCTGGATCGGATCGGCGACCCGGTCGCCACTCTCTCCGGCGGGCAGCAGCAGCGCACGCTGATCGCCCGGGCGCTGGCCGGCAAGCCGGATCTGCTGGTCCTGGACGAGCCGACGGCGGGCGTGGACGCGGCCAGCCAGGAGGCGTTCGCCGCGGCGCTCACCCGCTTCGCGGCGGCCGGTGGCTCGATCATGCTGGTCCTGCACGAGTTGGGCCCGCTGCGGCCGCTCATCGGGCGCGGCGTCGTCGTTCACGACGGCCGGATCGCGTACGAGGGAACGCCCCCCGAACCGGCGGGTCACCACGCCGAACCGGGGCACGATCACGTGCACCCCCATGCCGACGAGGTGAAGGCCGGCATCTGCGAGTGGGCGCCCACCGAGGGGACGAAGGCGTACTGA